In one Lycium barbarum isolate Lr01 chromosome 7, ASM1917538v2, whole genome shotgun sequence genomic region, the following are encoded:
- the LOC132601587 gene encoding uncharacterized protein LOC132601587, giving the protein MFVGDAFITFKLKMRKLKVALSVWSKETFGDIFKQLTIREDIVKIKEQLFEEDPFEVNRMVFQQAQVEFKRYMHFEEEFWKQNVGVKYKQKEIEIQDRDQISAAVIDFYQQQFSSELTSSDYSILEHVQEVVTKDQNDLLCSMPSLEEVHKAVFELAGDSAYGPDDVYNVFKAFFDGQTLPKSVTHTNLVLLPKKEIINNFSDLRPMRLSNFINMIITRVIHDRLESILHSLISQNQSGFVKGRNIIENVLLTQEVVADIRKR; this is encoded by the exons ATGTTTGTTGGAGATGCTTTTATTACTTTCAAGTTGAAAATGAGGAAGTTGAAAGTTGCTCTATCAGTATGGAGTAAAGAGACTTTTGGTGATATCTTTAAGCAATTAACTATTAGAGAGGATATTGTTAAGATCAAAGAGCAGTTGTTTGAAGAGGATCCCTTTGAAGTTAATAGAATGGTTTTTCAACAAGCTCAAGTTGAATTCAAAAGATATATGCATTTTGAAGAAGAGTTTTGGAAACAAAATGTTGGTGTTAAATACAAACAGAAGGAGATAGAAATACAAG ATAGGGATCAGATTTCAGCAGCAGTTATAGATTTCTATCAGCAACAATTCTCTTCTGAGCTAACATCATCAGACTACAGCATCTTAGAGCATGTGCAGGAAGTTGTTACAAAGGATCAAAATGATTTATTATGTTCTATGCCATCTTTGGAGGAAGTGCATAAAGCTGTATTTGAGTTAGCAGGTGATAGTGCATATGGCCCTGATG ATGTATACAATGTATTTAAGGCTTTCTTTGATGGTCAAACTCTTCCAAAATCTGTCACTCACACTAACTTGGTGTTACTACCAAAGAAGGAAATTATTAACAACTTTTCTGATCTCAGACCTATGAGGTTAAGCAACTTCATCAACATGATCATTACTAGAGTTATTCATGACAGATTGGAATCTATTCTGCATTCCTTAATCTCTCAGAACCAATCTGGTTTTGTAAAAGGAAGGAATATTATAGAAAATGTGTTACTTACTCAAGAGGTTGTTGCAGATATTAGAAAGAGGTGA
- the LOC132601588 gene encoding uncharacterized protein LOC132601588: protein MKAFFWNTRSVNTQNAFHRVQMLHRHHKLFLIAFMEPFQDSRHIDKYKKRLGMQVAGFNCNGKIWFFVKDGIEVEVLMNSDQQVTLKLTFLDSGKILITTLVYAKCDAVDRLELWHNIYSLSSSMNSPWLVGGNFNVILHEEENIGGLPVHQTEVEDFAFCKNSCDRQDIDFRGSPFTWRNGRAEEDCIFRRLDRILVNN from the coding sequence ATGAAAGCATTCTTTTGGAACACAAGATCTGTGAATACTCAGAATGCTTTTCATAGAGTTCAGATGTTGCATAGACATCATAAATTATTCTTGATAGCATTCATGGAGCCTTTTCAAGATTCTAGACACATTGACAAATATAAAAAGAGATTGGGTATGCAGGTGGCTGGCTTTAACTGCAATGGGAAAATATGGTTTTTTGTTAAAGATGGCATTGAGGTGGAAGTATTGATGAACTCTGATCAACAGGTTACTCTCAAGCTTACTTTCCTAGACAGTGGCAAAATATTAATTACTACCTTAGTTTATGCAAAGTGTGATGCTGTGGATAGATTGGAACTATGGCATAATATCTATTCTCTATCAAGCAGCATGAATTCTCCGTGGTTGGTAGGTGGAAATTTCAATGTAATTTTACATGAAGAAGAGAATATAGGTGGATTACCTGTTCACCAAACTGAGGTTGAGGATTTTGCATTTTGCAAAAATTCTTGTGACCGGCAGgatattgattttaggggcagtcCTTTTACTTGGCGGAATGGTAGAGCTGAGGAAGATTGCATATTCAGAAGATTGGATAGGATTTTAGTCAATAATTAA